In Brachypodium distachyon strain Bd21 chromosome 2, Brachypodium_distachyon_v3.0, whole genome shotgun sequence, one genomic interval encodes:
- the LOC100823973 gene encoding FBD-associated F-box protein At4g10400 gives MAAGAAEDPQDRLSGLPDDVLHSIIGRVPFKQAVRTNALSRRWPRLWLHALAASGVLDFTDRGFVRSQSRAHIVATVNRCLRVRGGGAPIDVLRVSLCPFGAFERDVVGWIAAALRRGAREVDVNLTQGRVELGAAFVNCRTELELPGDLFCAESSLARLSLGRCSLSNVPPGAPGLAGLTSLSLTHVDITDDAVRDTVACCRLLEFLSLRNCHLLKFVRIAGENLRGLEVVGCLDVRQLQVAAPALESFAFHGDILYFKYREDESLEFEPVEFIGKGNNTQTPSEATPLLRDAYLSHIGFGVYDDPLHEFAFSNLMEKVAHAKILTICSVGLLHIEETCNFYELMIDTPNLQELQLLMDSMDDDDVTRISGFFHPTPPPLLERLFIRLPAAACEHTNSGGATAIGNDEDIVLDFEIALDHLTFIKLVNFRGTRREMRLLRFVLRRAPILEHVVLLTPEEEGRALRPGDDDQNQQLLKIVQEHVSEIGKAFLWREAHVVVCRPREDCSRSPAHTKYYHDD, from the exons ATGGCCGCCGGAGCGGCCGAAGATCCGCAGGACCGGCTGAGCGGGCTCCCCGACGACGTCCTCCACTCCATCATCGGCCGCGTCCCGTTCAAGCAGGCCGTCCGCACCAACGCCCTCTCCAGGAGGTGGCCACGCCTATGGCTCCACGCGCTCGCCGCCTCGGGAGTCCTCGACTTCACTGACCGCGGCTTCGTCCGATCCCAGTCGCGAGCGCATATCGTGGCCACGGTGAACCGCTGCCTCAgggtccgcggcggcggggcgcccATCGACGTGCTCCGGGTGTCCCTGTGCCCTTTCGGCGCGTTCGAGCGGGACGTCGTCGGCTGGATCGCGGCCGCCTTGCGGAGGGGCGCCAGGGAGGTCGATGTGAACCTGACCCAGGGACGTGTGGAGCTTGGCGCGGCGTTCGTCAACTGCCGAACGGAGCTTGAGCTTCCAGGGGACTTGTTCTGTGCCGAGAGCTCGCTGGCCCGGCTCAGCCTCGGCCGGTGCAGCCTCTCCAACGTCCCGCCTGGCGCTCCAGGGCTCGCCGGCCTGACGTCGCTCTCCCTGACCCACGTCGACATCACGGATGACGCTGTCCGGGACACGGTCGCCTGCTGCCGGCTGCTCGAATTCCTGAGCCTGAGGAATTGCCACCTGCTGAAGTTCGTGAGGATCGCCGGCGAGAACCTTCGTGGCCTGGAGGTCGTAGGGTGCCTGGACGTGCGCCAGCTTCAGGtggccgcgcccgcgctcgaATCGTTCGCCTTCCACGGCGACATCCTCTACTTCAAATACAGAGAGGACGAGAGCCTCGAGTTCGAGCCCGTCGAGTTCATCGGCAAAGGCAACAACACCCAGACGCCGTCGGAAGCCACGCCCCTGCTGCGGGACGCGTACCTGTCCCACATTGGCTTCGGCGTATACGACGATCCTCTTCACGAGTTCGCATTCTCAAACTTGATGGAGAAGGTTGCGCATGCCAAGATTTTGACAATTTGCTCCGTGGGGTTGCTG CACATTGAAGAAACGTGCAATTTCTATGAGCTCATGATAGATACTCCGAACCTACAAGAGCTGCAGCTGCTCATGGACtccatggacgacgacgatgtcACTCGCATCTCCGGCTTCTTCCATCCCACCCCTCCGCCGCTCCTCGAGCGCCTCTTCATCCGG CTCCCAGCTGCCGCTTGCGAGCACACAaacagcggcggcgcgacggcCATTGGCAATGACGAAGACATTGTTCTGGACTTCGAGATCGCTCTCGACCACCTGACGTTCATCAAGCTGGTCAACTTCCGGGGGACGAGGCGCGAGATGCGGCTTCTCAGGTTCGTCCTGCGGCGAGCTCCTATCCTGGAGCACGTAGTGCTCCTCACTCCAGAAGAAGAGGGAAGAGCTTTGCGTCCAGGAGACGACGACCAGAATCAGCAACTCCTTAAGATCGTCCAAGAGCATGTGTCGGAGATTGGAAAGGCGTTTCTCTGGCGGGAAGCCCACGTCGTGGTGTGCCGGCCGCGAGAGGACTGCAGCCGGAGCCCTGCACACACCAAGTACTACCACGATGACTAG